The following coding sequences are from one Capsicum annuum cultivar UCD-10X-F1 chromosome 3, UCD10Xv1.1, whole genome shotgun sequence window:
- the LOC107863996 gene encoding cullin-1: MAMAQLKIIELDEGWEFMQKGIIKLKKFLEGQQHSFSSEEYMMLYTTIYNMCTQKPPNDYSQQLYEKYKEAFEEYINSTVLPSLREKHDEFMLMEFVKRWANHKLMVRWLSRFFHYLDRYFIARRSLPALNEVGLTCFRDLVYQELKGKARDAVIVLIDQEREGEQIDRGLLKNVLDIFVGIGMGEMEYYEIDFEDPMLKDTAAYYSRKASSWIVEDSCPDYMLKAEECLKKEKDRVSHYLHVSSETKLLEKVQNELLVVYTIQLLEKEHSGCRALLRDDKVEDLSRMYRLFLRIPKGLEPVSNMFKQHVIAEGMVLVQQAEDTTNSKAESSGSGEQVFVRKLIELHDKYLAYVTDCFANNSLFHKALKEAFEVFCNKIVSGCSSAELLASYCDNILKKGGSEKLSDDAIEETLDKVVKLLAYISDKDLFAEFYRKKLSRRLLFDKSASDDHERLILTKLKQQCGGQFTSKMEGMVTDLTLARESQNNFQEYLSNNAAASPGIDLTVTVLTTGFWPSYKSSDLSLPAEMVKCVEVFKEFYQTKTKHRKLTWIYSLGTCNINGKFESKTIELILGTYQAAVLLLFNASDRLSYSEIKSQLNLADDDLIRLLQSLSCAKYKILTKEPSNRIVSPSDHFAFNSKFTDRMRRIRVPLPPVDERKKVVEDVDKDRRYAIDACIVRIMKSRKVLPHQQLVLECVEQLSRMFKPDFKAIKKRIEDLITRDYLERDKENPNLFKYLA, translated from the exons ATGGCAATGGCCCAGCTGAAGATTATTGAGTTGGATGAAGGATGGGAGTTTATGCAGAAGGGAAtcataaaattgaagaaatttttggAAGGACAGCAACATTCTTTCAGCTCCGAGGAGTACATGATGCTCTACAC AACCATATATAACATGTGTACACAAAAACCGCCAAATGATTACTCGCAGCAGTTGtatgagaagtacaaggaagCATTTGAAGAATATATCAATTCTACT gTTCTGCCTTCTTTAAGAGAGAAGCACGATGAGTTTATGTTGATGGAGTTTGTGAAAAGATGGGCAAATCATAAACTTATGGTTAGGTGGCTCTCACGATTCTTCCATTATCTCGACCGATATTTTATTGCCCGAAGGTCGCTACCTGCACTTAATGAAGTTGGTCTGACGTGCTTTCGTGATCTG GTTTATCAGGAGTTGAAGGGTAAAGCTAGAGATGCAGTTATTGTGTTG ATTGATCAAGAACGCGAGGGTGAGCAGATTGACAGAGGTTTATTGAAGAATGTGCTTGATATATTTGTTGGAATTGGAATGGGGGAAATGGAGTATTATGAAATTGACTTTGAAGATCCAATGCTTAAAGATACTGCAGCTTACTATTCTCGGAAAGCTTCAAGTTGGATCGTGGAAGATTCTTGTCCAGATTATATGTTGAAG GCAGAGGAGTGCttgaagaaagaaaaggataGAGTGTCTCATTATCTCCATGTTAGTAGTGAGACAAAACTTCTAGAG AAAGTGCAAAATGAATTGTTGGTTGTATACACCATTCAGTTACTTGAGAAAGAGCATTCTGGATGCCGAGCATTGCTTAGAGATGATAAG GTAGAGGATCTATCTCGAATGTATAGGTTATTCCTCAGAATCCCCAAGGGATTGGAACCTGTTTCAAATATGTTTAAACAG CATGTCATTGCTGAAGGCATGGTCCTGGTTCAGCAGGCTGAAGATACGACAAATAGCAAG GCCGAAAGTTCAGGCTCAGGAGAGCAG GTCTTTGTTAGAAAGTTGATTGAGCTTCACGATAAGTATCTGGCTTATGTTACGGACTGTTTTGCTAATAACTCTCTCTTTCATAAG GCTCTCAAGGAGGCATTTGAGGTCTTCTGTAACAAGATTGTGTCTGGTTGTTCAAGTGCAGAGCTCCTTGCTTCTTATTGTGATAATATTCTTAAGAAAGGTGGGAGTGAAAAACTCAGTGATGATGCCATTGAGGAGACCTTGGATAAG GTGGTCAAGCTTCTTGCATACATTAGTGACAAAGACCTTTTTGCGGAGTTCTACAG GAAGAAGCTTTCTCGTCGATTGCTCTTTGATAAAAGTGCCAGTGATGACCACGAAAGGCTCATCTTAACAAAGTTAAAGCAACAGTGTGGTGGACAGTTTACGTCAAAGATGGAGGGAATG GTGACAGACTTGACGTTGGCTAGGGAAAGTCAGAACAATTTTCAAGAATATCTCAGCAACAACGCTGCAGCAAGTCCTGGAATTGATTTAACTGTCACAGTTCTTACAACTGGGTTCTGGCCTAGTTACAAGTCGTCTGATTTGAGTCTCCCTGCGGAAATG GTAAAGTGTGTGGAAGTCTTCAAGGAGTTCTATCAGACAAAAACAAAACACAGGAAATTGACATGGATTTATTCATTGGGTACGTGTAACATCAATGGGAAGTTCGAGTCCAAAACCATCGAACTGATTCTGGGAACTTATCAG GCTGCTGTTCTTCTGTTGTTTAATGCTTCAGATAGATTGAGTTACTCCGAAATCAAGAGTCAGTTAAATCTGGCTGATGATGACTTGATCAGATTGCTTCAATCCCTTTCATGTGCCAAGTATAAAATTCTGACTAAGGAGCCTAGTAATAGAATTGTTTCGCCATCTGATCATTTTGCATTCAACTCCAAATTCACTGACAGGATGAGGCGGATTAGG GTTCCATTACCTCCTGTGGATGAAAGGAAAAAAGTGGTTGAGGATGTAGACAAAGATAGACGTTATGCTATTGATGCCTGTATTGTGCGCATTATGAAGAGTCGAAAAGTTCTTCCTCATCAGCAACTAGTGTTGGAGTGTGTTGAGCAGTTGAGCCGAATGTTTAAG CCTGATTTCAAAGCAATCAAAAAGCGAATTGAAGATCTCATCACTAGAGATTACCTGGAGAGAGACAAAGAGAACCCAAATTTGTTCAAATATTTAGCTTGA